From a single Calonectris borealis chromosome 19, bCalBor7.hap1.2, whole genome shotgun sequence genomic region:
- the DYNLL2 gene encoding dynein light chain 2, cytoplasmic isoform X1, producing the protein MCVTTRRDLGFVLLQREHGVKPQEKVAGGSAASRALSPTPSRSLQFRIPRSPLRWQQPPWAAELLGDPAHCGKQAWSQGCLSRQLARSLGKQQLGKTAGKPVGDTFGISGDNAKLSGLNLHMPLGNGRDTADKPERRGGERKGGRTGSSSRVITLSKPAGISISGSSWGP; encoded by the exons ATGTGTGTAACTACTAGACGCGATCTAGGATTCGTTCTTCTGCAGAGGGAGCATGGTGTAAAGCCGCAGGAGAAG GTTGCTGGTGGTTCGGCAGCTAGCAGAGCGCTCTCTCCAACTCCCAGCAGGTCACTGCAGTTTCGGATCCCGCGTTCCCCGCTCCGCTGGCAGCAGCCTCCGTGGGCTGCAGAGCTTCTCGGGGATCCAGCCCACTG TGGCAAACAAGCATGGAGCCAGGGCTGTTTGTCCCGTCAGCTGGCCCGCAGCTTGGGAAAACAGCAGCTTGGGAAAACAGCCGGGAAGCCAGTGGGAGACACCTTTGGCATCAGCGGAGATAATGCTAAGTTATCAGGGCTGAATTTACACATGCCTTTGGGAAACG GAAGAGACACAGCTGACAAACCTGAAAGgcgaggaggagagagaaaagggggGAGAACTGGCAGCAGCTCCCGAGTCATCACTTTGTCAAAACCAGCAG GAATATCAATTTCTGGGAGCTCTTGGGGACCTTGA